In Horticoccus luteus, the following proteins share a genomic window:
- a CDS encoding acyl carrier protein produces the protein MSNREKLRALIQDVFLLSPDEFRFDLRRDEVETWDSLGVVALAVGVQQIFGYHFSPDEANSITGVQHVMTILSSKGIAFDD, from the coding sequence ATGTCCAATCGCGAAAAACTCCGCGCCTTGATCCAAGATGTCTTTCTCCTTTCGCCTGACGAATTTCGTTTCGATTTGCGGCGTGACGAGGTGGAGACGTGGGACTCATTGGGTGTCGTGGCTCTGGCTGTCGGTGTGCAGCAAATTTTCGGTTACCATTTCAGCCCGGACGAGGCTAACAGCATCACCGGCGTGCAGCACGTCATGACCATCCTTAGCTCTAAGGGTATTGCGTTCGATGATTGA